From Fusarium musae strain F31 chromosome 8, whole genome shotgun sequence:
ATAAAAGCTCCCGCAGCTGGGCCACTATTCAAGCAGGTTCCTCCCCAAGGCGATGAGATAGATGGAAAGTTCATCCCCGGAGGTACACAGATCGGACAATCGCCATTTGCTGTTTATCACTCCAAGGAGATCTTTGGTCAAGATGCAAGTCTCTTTTCGCCTGAGCGATGGATCAATGCGGATCCCGCGAAATATGAAGCTATGGCTGAGGTTGTCAGTCTTGTGTTCTCGACCGGAAAGTATCAGTGTCTTGGTAAACCTGTCGCATTTATTGAGCTGAATAAGATCTTTGTTGAGGTGAGTTTCCACTGCATGATGTTGATAAGGCTTGAAATTAATTATGCTTGACAGCTGTTGCGACGATTTGACTTTTGTATGACTCGTCCTGAAAGACCTCTTCATATCATGAACGCTGTAAGCTGCCTGTTCCAATTTGACATAGTGATTACTGACTGGTGAGGCAGGGAATCTGGCTAATTGAAGATTTCCCTGTTCGCATTACACGACGGGGGGCTTAAGGAGACCAATCTACGTAAAGATAACATGGTCCTAATTGATAATAGGGTAGCATTGGAGTTGATCATTAATCTGTTCATCACGCTCAAAACTGTTAACCATATTATACCGCATGCAAAGTCAATATACctagtttaagattatttgAAGAGTATGATAGTGAATTCGTTTACCCTGATGTGCTTTTTCTGCCATTATTCTTTGCTTGAAAGGAACCATATGTCTAAATTATGAGCTACGTGTGCTATTTGCATTGGAGATTTGCGGCTGAGAGTTTAATCAGCAGAGGGAACTTAAAAAGAAACCATGATTGGCTCGAGGTCCTTGGCTTCCTAGATCTACCTAAGGATCTAAGCTTGTACCTGGACTATTGAGCCAGCCCAGCTAAGGCTAATTGTCAATAGCGTCAAGCCTCACTGAGCCAGCTGTCGCGGGGGGAAATGAGCCCTTTGGCAAAATGTGAATAAAAACATTGAATTCCGCCTTTCGCAATTGCATCGTTCCTCTTGATCTCTAGTCTCCTTTTGAATCCAACCGCTGTCGCTCTTTACTGTTACAAAAATGCGCCTCAACATCCTTTTTGCCGTCGGTCTTGCAACAGATTTTGCATTGGCCAGCGTTTGCAAACCACGATCCTCTGCCAGTTCTAGTGAGTCCCCTTCTTAGGATATTTTATGAATCATTGCTAATTGAGAACAGGCGCTGTGTCTATCGAGAGTGTGACTTCGACCATTTTTGCCACTGCTCCAACAACGACTGTCGAAGTTGAATCAACGACTGCTACCTCTGCCAATCCGTCGACTACTCCCACGTCtactgttgatgatgagactaCAACCGAGGCTACAGAGACGGCCACTTCCACCGAAACATCCGAGACTGTCGGCTTATCGACTACTGTATTTGAGACAACAGACACTGCAGAGGCCATCTCAACAGGGACCGCCACTACTGATACTGCAGCCACGGATGCTTCTACCACTGATGAGGCTACAACCACTGCCGCGACTACATCTCCTGAGACAACCACAGCCGATGCTACTACCACAACCGCAGACACCTTCGTCCCCATCCCAACATTCAACGTCCTTGCTATCGGCGCGCAAGTCGACGGCCAAAAAGTCAGCGGCGAGGTAGAAACAGGCAACGAGATAGGATGGAACCTCCAAGGCGCACCGCAGATCCTCGCATTCTCCATCGACCCCGACACAAACCAAGTCATTGAAATCGGCGGATACTATCTGTGTGTCCGATACACCGACAAAGAAATCCACCCTCTCATGCTCTGTGATCCCGGCACCGAGAACAACTTCATAGGCGGGCTTTCTTATGTTACATGTGAGCAGACTCGCGATCGCAGGCTGGAGTGTTCGGCTCCTGCTGGCCAGTGTATAGACGACCCTCTTACTAGTTTTCCGATATGTTCGGCCGTTCCTGGGACGTTGACTGCATTCTATACGCATCCTGGTATGACGACGGGCACTGGTCTTACTATGGGACGGGAGGGCAACAGCCCTACTACCGATACGCAGTCTGTCGACCTTGGGATTGAACCTGCTTCTGATGATACATAGTAAACAAGGGCTGGAACAGCATTTCTTCTCTAACCTGCCTTTGGGCGATCTAATCTCTCAGCCACTCAACTGTACATAACAAGTCTGACATTTCTTCTTATTTTTCGCGCACTCTTAAATTGCTACGTACATTATGTTTGATCAGCTAGCAATTGAGTTAATATTATGGTTATCCTTGCTCTAAGTCCTTAGCTCAAGAACTTTTACACGGCTCTTCTTAGTGTCGCGCTATTGACTTTTAAAGGTCGTCGAGGCGTTTGCTAGTTCCTGATCTATTGCAATAGCCACGCCTCGAACGTCGATAGCTCCTGACCCTTAGCTCATCACTGTAGGAGAGAGAAATGAGCTGCTGCAGTAGCCCATGGATCAGCGCACTCAAAGCCATTTCtacttctgtttcttctcttttatGATATTATTCTTTATCCAACTTCCACCACTCAATCATCGCGACATGCgttatagtctttttttcGTCTGTCGCCCTTGTGGCAGACGCTGCTACGGCGAGTGTTTGCAAGCCTCGACCGAGGGATACGAGTAAGTCACTGCCAATAGAGGGTTGGCAGGGTCAGAGATCTCATCTAACTATTAGGTGTAGCATCGGCGGACTCTCACACGACAGTGATGTCCACTGAGACTCACATCGTCGATACTACCACCTCAACTACGGTCGAAGTTTCTACCATCACAGCCACGTCTACAATTAATAGTGGCACGACAGAGGGTACGCCAGAAGTCAATGCATCCACTTTCAGGAATGCCATCTTCCCAGACTACAGCAACTACCGCCGGTGCGAGCGAGATCAGCACCAAGGCCGACGCAACGACAGCTGAATCGACTGCAGTCTCAGACCCTACTTCGAGCATATCAGCACCCGAACCCTTCGAGACATTCGACGTTCTTGCTGTCGGCGGCGGTTCCATTAATGGACAATACATGAAGCGCGTGGCAAATGAGGGCTCAATGATGGGATGGAACCCCACAGACAGCAGAATAGGCATGATGCGTCCATTTATCATTGAGCCAGGCACAAACTATGTCAAAGCGCCGCGcaataatctttatttatgCATTGGATACGGAGACGGTAACGAGCCCAACTTCGTCACGACATGCGACATTTCTACCAGTGGTGATCCGTACACTGGGTTCCTCATGTGCGAGCAGATCACTGATCGAAAGCTCAAGTGTTCTGTGCCAGGGGTTGAGTGCGTCTTCGACCCCGATACCGTCTGCACTTCGACTGGTGGAGAGTTTGATAAGTTTTACACTTATGCTGGGAGGTCAGATGGCCTCTGGCTTGCTATTGATTCGGGCGACAAGGCTTCTGATAGCAACTTTCAGCCTATCGAGCTTGGCATTACGCCAGATGAATCCAAGTAGACGCTCTAAGTCTTGGGGACTTAAGCTAGTATAGATGATGGATTCCATTACTGTATATTGGGTTAGGCTAACGCAGTTGGTGACTCTGTGTTGGTATGAGCTCCGGAAAACAATTGATAACTTTTGTGGCTTCTATCTGCTTGGAACGGGCCTGTGAGCAGCCAGCTCACTCCCAAAATCGCTCCCTTTCACCGAATCGGCAATAATGCAACGCTCGTCGCTGTCCCGACTTGCTTCTGTTTGCGGTCCTCCAACAGAAATAATTTGTTCAGATCGAGATGCGTCGCTCTTCCAAATACCTGGTCGAGGGCTTCGAGCAGCTATATCTGACAAGTTGTAGCCTTTTGCAGGACCACCTGGCCCTGTGTAGTACAAGGAGCTCTTTTTGGTAGATCCGAAAATGCGGGGGAAGATCTTGCCCAGAGGCTGTCGTAGCACTGGTAGACATGCGGCGATGATTCCCAGGTTAGCTTCGATAAGAGTCCATACGCCGCGATCAATAAAGTTCCAGGTCATGTCTTTCTTATTCTTCAGAGAGTTTGATACGGATGTTACTCGGAGGATCGATGTAATGGTGACACTGCGACATTGATTAGTTCTTGTCTAGAGACGTTGGAGTTTATACGTACAATCCaccgagaagaaagatgcaGCAGAGCAGGAGTTTCTCCCGTCTACTGGTCTGAAGCCTCATGATGGGCATAATCGGAAGAGCCAAGACCATAACGTCGGTCAAGATGTTGAGGACAGCGTAGGCAACCCAAAACTTATTTGAGTCGATGCATTTGGCATCCACTGACTTGTCCCATGCGCCCTTGATGGGGACGCATTGCCAAATTGTCGCTGCAATACCACCAATACTGTATCCCACTACAACTCCCAGCACGACGAAAGACCAAACACGAAACGATTTTGTGACAAATAGTCGGAGATATAGTAGGATCGCAGCGACTTTGTTGAGGCAGACGGTTGCTTTGTATGGCGTCTGAGCGATAAAgaacatcttcaacgccatTCGAAGATCGGGCTTTTCGAGATCGGCTTTGTGCATTCCGTAGCCGTGGTGTATGGCAAGTTGTATGTACGTCGAAAGAAGGATAGAGGATATCTTGGACAATTAGCTACAGTGCCATTCGAATGGTCAACCGACTTACCAGAGAAACAATAATGGCAACATCGTCTGATCCAAGTTTGTGTATCGAGTACCGCGCAATACATCTCGCAACGACAAACAGACCTGATGAAATGATCATTACTAACGATGTGACGTATAACTTCCAGCCATGATTGTCGACGCCATCGGCGGGAAATCCCATACCTCTGTCAATCATTTTGGTGGCTGCATCCTACACGGACGGGCTAGAGTGGCACCTCGAGAGGGGCCATGGAGGATCCCCAGAATATAAGGTCGGTCCCATCAGCGCGGCACAGCCAATGGTGCAATAGGCCTATGTCACTCGGCCCATCATGATATGATAAACACCGGTACCGATACAAGCAGTGCCGGGCAATCGTGTGTTGGTTCCAAAGTCACGAGGACTTAGCTTCGGAGGCAGCGGAAGTGTCACCGCATTGGTCGGGTCAATAGAGTGCGTAGATATCGAATGACGACAGGGTCAGCGAAGTATGCGTAGCGACCAACCTGTCTTGGTAGTGAGGGAATATAATCAATCTCCGAAGGAGAAAGGATGAACGGTCCTTTTGCCTGCGATCCGGGATGAACCAACCTGTTGGTGGTGTCATTTCATGCAGGGGTGAGGCGCGGCGAACTATTCCCCGGAGGTGAGGTATTTCAGACTGTTCACGAATCATTGGGGTATCGAAAACATAGAAATAAGAGTGTATACTGCGATTGTCATGCTCTGACGATCGATCAGAAGGGGAAACGAGTCTAGTGAGCAACTTGTAGCTTGATTCTCCCTCCATTGTTCGTGGGCCGTGCCCCTGTCAAACCGTTGATCCGGAAAGGTCGGCCGCTAAGTCTATCTCAACCTGGTCACATCCTTTGTGGATTCCTATTCAGGGTACTTCCCCGATGCGCGTCCAAATGCTTAAATAAAGTTCCCAAATCTCCCCATCCCAACGTGAGACAGTGACTTTTGCCTTTCTGTCACCCCTGCGCTACTGCACCTCCATCATGCACGCGGCTTTTGCATTCGCTCTTTGGGCAGGTCTGGCTGCTGCGACTCCGAAATGCAACCCATCCAAGTACATCACTGTCGAGACGGCGAATGGACCGGTTACTGGACATGTCGCGGATAA
This genomic window contains:
- a CDS encoding hypothetical protein (EggNog:ENOG41), which encodes MRLNILFAVGLATDFALASVCKPRSSASSSAVSIESVTSTIFATAPTTTVEVESTTATSANPSTTPTSTVDDETTTEATETATSTETSETVGLSTTVFETTDTAEAISTGTATTDTAATDASTTDEATTTAATTSPETTTADATTTTADTFVPIPTFNVLAIGAQVDGQKVSGEVETGNEIGWNLQGAPQILAFSIDPDTNQVIEIGGYYLCVRYTDKEIHPLMLCDPGTENNFIGGLSYVTCEQTRDRRLECSAPAGQCIDDPLTSFPICSAVPGTLTAFYTHPGMTTGTGLTMGREGNSPTTDTQSVDLGIEPASDDT
- a CDS encoding hypothetical protein (EggNog:ENOG41) — encoded protein: MIISSGLFVVARCIARYSIHKLGSDDVAIIVSLISSILLSTYIQLAIHHGYGMHKADLEKPDLRMALKMFFIAQTPYKATVCLNKVAAILLYLRLFVTKSFRVWSFVVLGVVVGYSIGGIAATIWQCVPIKGAWDKSVDAKCIDSNKFWVAYAVLNILTDVMVLALPIMPIMRLQTSRREKLLLCCIFLLGGFVTITSILRVTSVSNSLKNKKDMTWNFIDRGVWTLIEANLGIIAACLPVLRQPLGKIFPRIFGSTKKSSLYYTGPGGPAKGYNLSDIAARSPRPGIWKSDASRSEQIISVGGPQTEASRDSDERCIIADSVKGSDFGSELAAHRPVPSR